The Tautonia rosea genome includes a region encoding these proteins:
- the selD gene encoding selenide, water dikinase SelD — MFGRQKRLTDYANCAGUAGKLPPEGIAQVLRGLPTPPRPADLLVATETCDDAGVYRIAPDVALVQTVDFFPPLVDDPYIFGQIAAANALSDVYAMNGRPLTVLNIAAFPDDQLPLEILGQIIAGAGERVAAAGASVVGGHTVRDSEIKFGLSVTGLVHPDDVLTNSGARPGDVLVLTKPLGTGFVTTAAKNNRCPSVVLERAIASMIRLNADASEAGRAAGGVHALTDVTGFGLAGHAAEMADGSGVTIELDLDALPVIEGAEPLAIPRNFTRASATNRAFLAGRLDIAPEANSKRVEFAFDAQTSGGLLVAVDPAHLDALIRELRQRETLAAAVIGRVIPRVEGIALRLGQSAPVPSVDA; from the coding sequence ATGTTCGGACGACAGAAACGCCTGACCGACTACGCCAACTGTGCCGGGTGAGCAGGCAAACTTCCCCCCGAGGGGATCGCGCAGGTTCTGCGCGGCTTGCCGACACCCCCCCGACCCGCCGACTTGCTCGTCGCCACCGAAACGTGCGATGACGCAGGCGTGTATCGCATTGCGCCCGATGTCGCGCTGGTGCAAACCGTCGATTTCTTCCCCCCGCTCGTCGACGACCCGTACATCTTCGGCCAAATTGCGGCGGCGAATGCGCTTTCAGATGTGTATGCGATGAACGGCCGGCCGTTGACGGTATTGAACATCGCCGCCTTCCCCGACGATCAATTGCCCCTGGAGATTCTCGGGCAAATCATTGCCGGGGCGGGGGAACGCGTGGCGGCGGCCGGGGCGTCGGTCGTAGGTGGCCATACGGTGAGAGATTCCGAGATCAAGTTCGGACTAAGTGTTACCGGGCTGGTCCATCCCGACGACGTCCTGACCAACTCAGGAGCCAGGCCGGGCGATGTGCTTGTCTTGACCAAGCCACTCGGGACCGGGTTCGTGACCACGGCGGCCAAGAACAACCGATGTCCGAGCGTTGTGCTCGAACGGGCCATCGCGAGCATGATCCGCCTGAACGCCGATGCGAGCGAGGCGGGGAGAGCCGCCGGGGGCGTCCATGCCCTGACCGACGTAACCGGCTTCGGTCTCGCAGGGCACGCCGCCGAGATGGCCGATGGATCGGGCGTAACCATTGAGCTGGATCTCGACGCACTGCCGGTGATCGAAGGGGCGGAGCCGCTGGCCATCCCCAGGAACTTCACGAGGGCCAGCGCAACCAATCGGGCATTCCTGGCCGGACGACTGGACATCGCGCCGGAGGCCAATTCGAAGCGCGTCGAGTTTGCGTTCGACGCTCAAACCTCCGGCGGATTGCTCGTTGCGGTTGATCCGGCACATCTCGATGCCTTGATCAGGGAATTGAGGCAACGGGAGACACTGGCCGCGGCCGTCATTGGCCGAGTGATCCCTCGGGTCGAGGGAATCGCGTTACGGCTCGGCCAATCCGCTCCCGTTCCGTCGGTCGATGCTTGA
- a CDS encoding AI-2E family transporter, whose amino-acid sequence MESSAKPASSSLTILATLGLIAALYLLKPILITIALSILLTCLLSPATHLLRKLLPVGPVGAAVILFLLLAVAGLYGASLTAESLVRAAATFPADVERLASKVSDLVNDAGKDHPYLANILPEPGTIDILGYTNRELLVNSLNYRLSDLTTWVGYGLIVLFLVLFLLAEGDSLVPRLVHLISVESGESKAVERTLKNLTRKIRAYLLARTVLNIGLGVATAVALMLLGIDFAVALGVFAAVTNYIPYLGNVAAGALSVLITLGQRGSIADGLIVASVFLVIVTVEGYLVMPYVMGRSLDLNGTTVLIACLFWGFLWGLMGLILAIPITVSLKLVFQHLPSLRHWADLMSLAESTPEPSVTPETPGELSAPRRWLLARRSNSN is encoded by the coding sequence ATGGAATCATCAGCCAAACCGGCCAGTTCATCGCTCACGATCCTGGCAACGCTTGGGTTGATTGCCGCGCTCTATTTACTCAAGCCGATCCTGATCACGATTGCCCTCTCGATTCTGTTGACCTGCTTGCTGTCTCCGGCCACCCATCTGCTGAGAAAACTGTTGCCGGTGGGTCCGGTCGGAGCGGCGGTGATTCTCTTTCTCCTGCTCGCCGTGGCCGGACTTTACGGCGCAAGTCTGACAGCCGAGAGCCTTGTTCGAGCCGCCGCCACCTTCCCTGCCGATGTGGAAAGGCTGGCCTCCAAGGTCAGCGATCTGGTCAACGACGCCGGTAAAGATCATCCCTATCTGGCCAACATCCTGCCTGAGCCGGGGACGATCGACATCCTCGGCTACACGAATCGCGAGCTACTGGTCAACTCACTGAACTATCGCCTCTCGGACCTGACAACCTGGGTCGGGTACGGGTTGATCGTTCTGTTCCTGGTCCTCTTTCTCCTCGCCGAGGGGGACTCGCTTGTCCCTCGATTGGTGCACCTGATCTCAGTCGAGTCGGGCGAGTCGAAGGCAGTCGAGCGGACCTTGAAGAACCTGACCCGCAAGATTCGCGCCTACTTGCTGGCCCGGACCGTGTTGAACATCGGGCTCGGAGTGGCCACGGCGGTCGCCTTGATGCTGCTGGGGATCGATTTTGCCGTGGCACTCGGAGTATTCGCCGCGGTGACGAACTATATCCCTTATCTTGGCAATGTCGCAGCCGGGGCGTTGTCGGTGCTGATCACCCTGGGTCAGCGGGGCTCCATCGCCGACGGCCTGATTGTCGCCTCAGTTTTCCTGGTGATCGTGACCGTCGAGGGGTATCTGGTCATGCCCTACGTCATGGGTCGATCGCTCGACCTGAACGGGACGACGGTCCTGATCGCCTGCCTGTTCTGGGGGTTCCTCTGGGGATTGATGGGATTGATCCTCGCCATTCCGATCACCGTGAGCCTGAAATTGGTCTTTCAGCACTTACCGTCGCTTCGCCACTGGGCCGATCTCATGAGCCTGGCAGAATCGACGCCCGAACCCTCGGTGACACCGGAAACACCAGGAGAGCTCTCTGCTCCGCGCCGATGGCTCTTGGCCAGGAGGTCGAATTCGAACTGA
- a CDS encoding nitroreductase family protein, which translates to MGQHPNPLTVRKADHPIEPIFLKRWSPRAMSGEPISDGELKRLFEAARWAPSTRNEQEWRFLYAHQGSEHWQTFFDLLVPGNQGWCTKASVLVVVVAHKFFSNTGAPNPVHLYDAGAAWQNLALQGAVMGLVVHGMAGFDYETARTALHVPEEYEVAAMIALGRPGDPERLPDDLRQREVPSNRRPIEQSICEGPFAF; encoded by the coding sequence ATGGGGCAGCATCCGAACCCGTTGACCGTGCGAAAGGCTGATCATCCGATTGAGCCGATCTTCCTCAAGCGGTGGTCCCCCCGTGCCATGAGTGGAGAGCCGATCTCCGATGGGGAGCTCAAACGACTCTTCGAAGCCGCTCGCTGGGCTCCCTCGACCCGCAACGAGCAGGAGTGGCGCTTTCTCTACGCCCATCAGGGCTCGGAGCACTGGCAGACGTTCTTTGACCTGCTCGTTCCAGGCAACCAGGGATGGTGCACGAAGGCATCCGTGCTTGTTGTTGTGGTCGCGCACAAGTTCTTTTCGAACACCGGGGCACCCAACCCGGTTCACCTGTACGACGCCGGCGCCGCCTGGCAAAACCTGGCCTTGCAAGGAGCAGTTATGGGGCTGGTGGTTCACGGGATGGCCGGGTTTGATTACGAGACGGCAAGGACGGCGCTCCATGTCCCCGAGGAGTATGAGGTGGCCGCGATGATCGCCCTCGGTAGGCCGGGCGACCCGGAGCGCTTGCCCGACGATCTTCGTCAGCGCGAGGTGCCCTCGAACCGCCGTCCCATTGAACAGAGCATCTGCGAAGGGCCGTTCGCGTTCTGA
- a CDS encoding LamG domain-containing protein produces MRYGVSLAVLAACLGGLRSQAGAEGFRAGVAAVEISPETLPAIINGGFLRRDADQVRDPLFARAFVLDDGQTRIALCVVDTCMMPRELIDEAKALASDRAGIPTDRMMVSATHTHTAPAAMGCLGCPVDPAYAASLPSKLAEAIVEAASRLEPARVGGAVVDDFEHTFCRRWIYRSDRMLTDPFGLRTVRANMHPGHQNPDTIGPSGPVDPALSLLAIQAADGSPMGVLANYSMHYYGTEAISADYFGRFSTTVAEALGGGEGLVVSMSQGTSGDLMWMDYGAPAPDRDVISYADAVAEVALGALEGITYRDDVTLAMAETTLTLGRRLPDEERQTWARSVRSQMEGEEPRAIPEVYALEQFHLLDVPERELKLQAIRIGELGITAIPNEVYGITGLKLKAASPLPITMNIELANGADGYIPPPEQHALGGYTTWPARTAGLEVEAEPKIVAALVELLEQVSGASRRPIRPQGGSYAESVVELGPIAYFRLDELDGSQPANLMQGASARVEPGVALALPGPDRPALVGRNEGSNRAIHCAGGRLVAEAIELNDAYSLAFWFWNGLPSDARAVTGYLASIGPEGDSEAPGDHLGIGGTHHDVQPGRLFVFNGYHANDIRVGRSELPRGEWCHVVLVREGNRVRVFLNGETQPDIDAELPVTRPDHKATLVFGGRTDRFAGLEGKLDEVAVFDRALSAEEAGSLFEATTSEHAD; encoded by the coding sequence GTGCGATATGGTGTTTCTCTCGCGGTGCTTGCCGCCTGCCTCGGCGGGCTTCGGTCGCAGGCCGGGGCGGAAGGATTCCGGGCTGGGGTCGCAGCGGTCGAGATCTCTCCGGAGACCCTCCCTGCCATCATCAATGGCGGGTTCCTTCGCAGGGACGCCGATCAGGTACGCGACCCGCTCTTCGCCCGGGCCTTCGTGCTGGATGACGGCCAGACTCGAATCGCGCTTTGCGTTGTCGATACGTGCATGATGCCTCGCGAGCTGATCGACGAAGCCAAGGCGCTCGCCTCCGACCGCGCGGGCATCCCGACCGACCGGATGATGGTCTCGGCGACCCACACCCATACGGCCCCGGCGGCGATGGGGTGCCTCGGCTGCCCGGTCGACCCGGCCTATGCCGCCTCGCTCCCCTCGAAACTCGCCGAGGCGATCGTCGAGGCGGCCAGTCGGCTCGAACCGGCCAGGGTGGGTGGTGCGGTCGTCGACGATTTCGAGCATACCTTCTGCCGGCGATGGATCTATCGCTCCGATCGGATGCTGACCGATCCTTTCGGCCTGCGCACCGTCCGGGCCAACATGCACCCGGGGCACCAGAACCCCGACACAATCGGCCCCTCTGGCCCGGTCGACCCGGCGCTCTCGCTCCTCGCCATCCAGGCCGCGGACGGCTCGCCAATGGGTGTCCTGGCGAATTACTCGATGCACTATTACGGAACCGAGGCCATCTCGGCCGACTATTTCGGCCGGTTCTCGACCACCGTGGCCGAGGCGCTCGGCGGCGGCGAAGGGCTGGTCGTCTCGATGTCGCAGGGGACCAGCGGTGACCTGATGTGGATGGACTACGGGGCTCCCGCCCCCGATCGCGATGTGATCTCCTACGCCGATGCTGTCGCCGAGGTTGCACTCGGTGCCCTCGAAGGCATCACCTATCGCGACGATGTGACCCTGGCCATGGCCGAAACCACCTTGACCCTCGGACGACGGTTGCCCGACGAGGAGCGTCAGACCTGGGCACGTTCGGTGCGATCGCAAATGGAGGGAGAGGAGCCGCGTGCCATTCCGGAAGTCTACGCCCTGGAACAATTCCACCTGCTCGACGTTCCTGAGCGCGAGTTGAAGCTCCAGGCCATCAGGATCGGAGAACTCGGGATCACCGCCATTCCGAATGAGGTATACGGGATCACCGGCCTGAAACTCAAAGCGGCCAGCCCCCTGCCTATTACCATGAACATTGAGTTGGCCAACGGCGCGGATGGCTATATCCCCCCTCCCGAACAGCACGCGCTGGGGGGGTACACCACGTGGCCCGCGCGGACCGCTGGGCTGGAGGTCGAGGCCGAACCGAAGATTGTCGCGGCCCTGGTGGAACTGCTTGAGCAAGTTTCAGGAGCATCTCGACGGCCGATTCGTCCTCAAGGGGGTTCCTACGCCGAGTCGGTCGTCGAGTTGGGTCCCATCGCCTACTTCCGACTGGACGAGCTCGATGGCTCTCAACCCGCCAACCTGATGCAGGGGGCTTCCGCTCGCGTCGAGCCGGGAGTCGCGCTCGCGTTGCCTGGCCCCGATCGCCCCGCCCTCGTCGGAAGAAACGAGGGATCGAACCGCGCAATTCATTGCGCGGGTGGGAGACTCGTGGCCGAGGCGATCGAACTGAACGACGCCTACAGTCTCGCCTTCTGGTTCTGGAACGGTCTGCCCTCCGACGCCAGGGCGGTGACCGGTTATCTGGCATCGATCGGTCCTGAGGGCGACTCCGAAGCACCTGGCGATCACCTGGGGATCGGCGGGACTCATCACGATGTTCAGCCCGGTCGGCTGTTCGTCTTCAACGGCTATCACGCCAACGACATTCGTGTCGGCCGGAGCGAGCTTCCCCGAGGGGAATGGTGCCATGTTGTCCTGGTCCGCGAGGGGAATCGTGTCCGGGTCTTCCTGAACGGCGAGACTCAGCCAGACATCGATGCCGAGTTGCCCGTCACCCGCCCCGACCACAAGGCGACACTCGTCTTCGGAGGACGAACCGACCGGTTCGCCGGTCTCGAAGGGAAGCTCGACGAGGTCGCTGTGTTCGACCGGGCCTTGTCGGCCGAAGAGGCTGGATCCCTCTTTGAAGCAACGACTTCGGAGCATGCAGACTAA
- a CDS encoding AAA family ATPase has product MAASAQQAKTVEIGGVTLHLSVPDATEQEWIGQDEILRQLSACWLMVDPKDLPLSPRLVGPPGIGKTTLAMAAAKLRTQPLYINQCTADTRPEDLLVTPVLSEQGKIAYHASPLVTAMIVGGVCVLDEGNRMNEKSWASLAPLLDHRRYVESIIAGITIKAHPDFRCCVTMNEDESTYEVPDYILSRLQPQLALGFPERDDEMAILKYHLPFAASELLEMTVDFLQKAHELRLDFSPRDGINILRFAIKRMAQDPDHPLGRDRAWAESILCVLGEEAADLDALAHRRRRSLGGQATPMGLGDLFFSPDDPLHPDADFEDEEDEEDDDDAY; this is encoded by the coding sequence ATGGCGGCATCAGCCCAGCAGGCCAAAACAGTCGAAATCGGCGGCGTGACCCTGCACCTGAGCGTTCCCGACGCCACCGAGCAGGAGTGGATCGGCCAGGACGAGATTCTCCGCCAGTTGTCGGCTTGCTGGCTGATGGTCGACCCGAAGGATCTCCCCCTATCTCCCCGACTCGTGGGACCGCCCGGCATTGGCAAGACCACGCTGGCCATGGCCGCCGCCAAGCTGCGCACGCAGCCGCTTTATATCAACCAGTGCACGGCCGACACCCGGCCGGAAGACCTGCTCGTGACCCCAGTCCTTTCCGAGCAAGGGAAGATCGCCTACCACGCCTCCCCCCTGGTCACGGCGATGATCGTCGGGGGAGTCTGCGTTCTCGACGAGGGGAACCGGATGAACGAGAAGTCGTGGGCGAGCCTCGCCCCCCTGCTCGACCATCGCCGCTACGTCGAGAGCATCATCGCCGGCATCACCATCAAGGCCCATCCCGACTTCCGCTGCTGCGTGACGATGAACGAGGACGAGTCGACCTACGAGGTCCCTGACTACATCCTCAGCCGGCTCCAGCCGCAACTCGCCCTCGGCTTCCCCGAGCGCGACGACGAGATGGCGATCCTCAAGTATCACCTGCCCTTCGCCGCCTCCGAGCTGCTGGAGATGACCGTCGACTTCCTGCAGAAAGCCCACGAGCTTCGGCTCGACTTCTCCCCGAGGGACGGCATCAACATCCTCCGCTTCGCCATCAAACGGATGGCCCAGGACCCCGACCACCCCCTCGGCCGCGATCGCGCCTGGGCCGAGTCGATCCTCTGCGTTCTTGGTGAAGAAGCGGCCGACCTCGACGCCCTCGCCCACCGCCGCCGCCGCTCCCTCGGCGGCCAGGCCACCCCGATGGGCCTCGGCGACCTCTTCTTCTCCCCCGACGATCCGCTCCACCCCGACGCCGATTTCGAGGACGAGGAGGACGAGGAGGACGACGACGATGCTTACTAA
- a CDS encoding DUF4404 family protein, whose protein sequence is MTTARGFIIPGDESIMERTAVEFATASVCPRSEDAPAMAQETPPPAEPEHLDQLRANLMESAKLLRDAHHLDPEERGRLAELIDELGQALDPNAPPETAANLATSASALARALHEHRDEGFLSTTRARLDEAAAHAEAEAPFATQVVRRFLDLLAQIGI, encoded by the coding sequence ATGACGACGGCTCGGGGGTTCATCATCCCCGGCGATGAATCAATAATGGAGCGAACGGCGGTGGAGTTTGCCACCGCATCGGTTTGCCCCCGCTCCGAGGACGCTCCCGCAATGGCTCAGGAAACCCCGCCCCCCGCCGAACCCGAACACCTGGACCAGCTCCGGGCGAACCTGATGGAATCGGCCAAACTGCTGCGCGACGCGCACCACCTCGACCCCGAGGAACGCGGCCGCCTGGCCGAGCTGATCGACGAACTGGGCCAGGCACTCGACCCGAACGCTCCCCCGGAAACCGCGGCCAATCTGGCCACCAGCGCCTCGGCCCTGGCCCGAGCCCTCCACGAGCACCGTGACGAAGGGTTCCTCTCGACCACCCGAGCCCGGCTCGACGAGGCCGCCGCTCACGCCGAGGCCGAGGCCCCCTTCGCCACGCAGGTCGTCCGGCGATTCCTCGATCTCCTGGCACAGATTGGCATCTGA
- a CDS encoding FG-GAP repeat domain-containing protein, giving the protein MPLLMPLPLAWFVTICLTVNSGDIAIATTYDYEAEGWLHHTIDRSSQGADGVRLADLNGDGLLDLATGWEEGGIVRVYLNPGPDRAKAPWPAVTVGQVVTPEDAVIVDLDGDGFPDVVSSCEGNTRTVFVHWNPGDPAALLDPDAWTTEPIPATVGKQQWMWCEPMQVDGRFGVDLVVAGKNDGASLGWLEAPENARDLSAWRWHPIRPVGWIMSIVARDLDLDGDLDLICSDRRGDRRGVFWLERQGTAHSAEWVEHAIGGEDAEVMFLDVADLNGREDILVATRDRGVLIFRQGDEAWRSYRIPLGDAIGTGKAVAVGELNGDGWLHLVVSTENARGKHGLVQITWTGNKIGGPVRLRTISGVQEGTKFDLVRLIDLDGDGDLDVLTCEETDGLGVIWYENPGLNQQRR; this is encoded by the coding sequence ATGCCCTTGCTCATGCCTCTTCCCCTGGCCTGGTTCGTCACAATTTGCCTGACGGTCAACAGTGGCGACATCGCGATTGCCACAACGTACGACTACGAGGCTGAAGGCTGGCTCCACCATACGATCGACCGCTCCTCACAGGGGGCCGACGGCGTTCGATTGGCCGATCTCAACGGCGATGGCCTGCTCGACCTTGCCACCGGCTGGGAAGAAGGGGGGATCGTTCGCGTATACCTGAACCCTGGTCCCGATCGGGCGAAGGCTCCGTGGCCGGCTGTCACCGTTGGTCAGGTTGTCACTCCCGAAGACGCGGTCATCGTCGACCTGGATGGGGACGGCTTCCCGGATGTCGTCAGCTCGTGCGAGGGGAACACCCGGACCGTCTTCGTCCACTGGAACCCGGGCGACCCGGCTGCCTTGCTCGATCCCGACGCCTGGACTACCGAACCGATTCCCGCAACCGTCGGGAAGCAGCAGTGGATGTGGTGCGAGCCAATGCAGGTCGATGGCCGCTTCGGCGTCGATCTGGTCGTTGCGGGCAAGAACGACGGGGCGAGCCTCGGCTGGCTCGAAGCGCCGGAGAACGCCCGCGACCTGAGTGCCTGGCGGTGGCACCCGATCCGCCCGGTCGGCTGGATCATGTCCATCGTGGCGAGGGATCTGGACCTCGACGGCGACCTTGACCTGATCTGCTCCGACCGTCGCGGCGATCGCCGAGGCGTCTTCTGGCTCGAACGCCAGGGGACGGCGCACTCGGCCGAGTGGGTCGAGCACGCGATCGGCGGCGAGGACGCCGAGGTGATGTTCCTCGACGTGGCCGACCTCAACGGTCGGGAGGACATCCTCGTGGCCACCCGCGATCGGGGCGTCCTGATCTTCCGTCAGGGAGATGAGGCCTGGCGATCGTATCGCATCCCGCTCGGCGATGCGATCGGGACCGGCAAGGCGGTGGCCGTCGGCGAACTTAATGGCGACGGCTGGCTCCACCTGGTCGTCTCCACCGAGAACGCCCGGGGGAAGCATGGCCTCGTCCAGATCACCTGGACCGGCAACAAGATCGGAGGCCCAGTACGCCTGCGGACAATCAGCGGCGTACAGGAGGGGACGAAATTCGACCTCGTCCGCCTGATCGACCTCGACGGCGACGGCGATCTCGACGTCTTGACCTGTGAAGAAACCGATGGCCTGGGAGTGATCTGGTACGAAAATCCGGGTCTGAATCAGCAGCGCAGATGA
- a CDS encoding carbon storage regulator, producing MLVLSRKQGQRFQIGEDIRLTIVRIDRNSIRIGVEAPDGQMIYREELLTREPLDEDSAHARSSSTQWA from the coding sequence ATGTTGGTTCTGAGCCGCAAACAAGGTCAGCGTTTTCAGATCGGCGAGGACATCCGCTTGACCATCGTCCGGATCGACCGCAACTCCATCCGCATCGGTGTGGAAGCTCCCGATGGTCAGATGATCTATCGGGAAGAACTGCTCACCCGCGAGCCGCTGGACGAGGACTCCGCGCACGCCCGGTCCTCCTCTACTCAGTGGGCGTGA